In the Rhododendron vialii isolate Sample 1 chromosome 2a, ASM3025357v1 genome, AAAAACTCGTCGAGTTTATCAACCAGATTGATGAACAATTTAGTGGCGACTTAATCAGATCACATTACCTTTACCTTTCACTTTCCTCCAGGAATGCCTTCACAGATATATGATCCAAAAACAGCcgacaaaaaaaatcacaaacctCTCATCAGAGGACTACGCGAAAGCCTCAACTGATTCACAGCAATATCATCGTTAAACCGTATCCCAACACCAAACCTGTTTTGACCGCATTATATTAGAAGTTGATTGGGAAAATAACTTTTAGCTTGACTTCAGGTGTTCCATGCCCCCAGTGTGTCCAAGTATCCTAAGTGTGTCTCAGTATCGGATTCAACTAATTGTCCTGGAAGACAATTTTTACAGCGGGAGAGGCCAACAACTACTCAACTACAATACAAGGTTGACCCTAATAACACCAGGATGAAGGCTTAACTAGCAGAAATCAGAACTGCGGAATGGTTTCTGCAAAACAAGGCTCGAGCCCCCTAGCGAAGGAGCTCATCAAAACTGAAGCTtccaatttctcaaaaacttccCTAAACACAAATATTGCAGCAGTATATATGGGTATCTAACAAGGTTGCGTCACCATGAAGAACCTGTGACTCGAAAAAGTACGAAATAATACAACTGTGATAGATCTTCTTTTTCCCTGATATTAATGAAAAAACTGTGATAAGTCACTCAATGATAAGCTAGCAAGAAATGCAGCACTTTACAGGAAGCAGCCACCTTGAGACTTGACGATAAGTTGTTCTCAAAATGAAGGGTTTTGTTCGTCAAATGGAACCATGATAGATCCTATATTGTGTCATATGAGGCATCACATGAGAGGATTTCGCGAAAGCCTCAACTGATTCACGGTAATATCGTCGTTAAACCCTGTACCACCACCAAACCTGTTTCGCCCGCGTTATTTTAGAAGTTGATTGGGAAAATAACTTTCCATGACCCCAGTGTGTCAGTATCGGATTCAACTACTTGTCCTGGGAAGACAATTTTTACGGTGGGAGGCTCCAGTGACTTAAAAAGGTGCGAAGCGGAGCGAGGTGCAGGTATAGGGCTTCAATGTGCAAAAGTGAAGTGCAGGTGGCGAAGCGCAGGTGAAGCGTAAAAGGCATGTGCTTCGGGGCTAAGCCCAAGGCGCATTAAGCGTGTGCTTAACCATTAACTCTAGGAAATTTGTGTATTCAATCAGAGCTGTCCATTTTTTAAAGTCTATCCACCTCTGATTGAGATCCAACGCACCAGATCAAAACTTTTGAAGAGACCAAAGCACTGGATAACAGCTTTTACAAAGTCTAATACGATATTCCACTGGCgcttcttctcctcttctcttCGACTGCATTGGCCTTTCCTTCAATTGAATTGACTCTTCCTCTGCGACGCTTCCTTCAATTAGACTGCAATTAGCCTACTATTCCTTCATCATGTTTCTAATTTCTAAACCTAAacattcaaacttcaaagatAGTTTTGATGGACGCATGGTATGTTCTTTTTGTCATATACGGTCATTTGAATGTCATGTATGATTATTGACGTTCTACCTTTTTGGACTTCAAAGTATGCTACTTGGCATATTACATATGTTGTTTTCAATAGCACATGTCCTATTTGATGATATTGGGTCATTTGGTCACTTGGTAAGCCAcatctactattttttttcaatgcGCGCTTCACTTCAATAAGGCATGCACTTCGCTTCGCGCTTCATTGCTTAGTTCCAGGGCCCTTGGCACTTCGATGCACGGCATGCGCCTCGGGCCTTTTAAAACACTGGGAGGTTCAACAACTAAACTACAATGGAAGGTTGACCCTAATAACACTATGAAGGCTTAACTAGCATAAATCAGAACTGTCAACTGTGCAATGGTTTCTGCAAAACAAGGCTCGAATCCACTAGCATGAAGCTCAAAACTGAAGCCTAAAGGTAATCAACTGTCTATAAAAAATCTGAACCTtctaatttctcaaaaacttccCTAAACAAAAATGTTGCAGCGGTATATATGGGTATCTAACGAGGTTGCGTCACCTTGAAGAACCTGTGActcaaaaaactacaaaataataaaactgtGATaaatctttctttgttttttgatatTAATGAAAAAACTGCGATAAGTCACTCAATGATAAGCTAGCTAGAAATGGCAGCACTTTACCAGGAAGCAGCCACCTTGAGACTCGACGATAAGTTGTTCTCAAAATGAAGGGTGTGGTTCGTTGAATGGAACCATGAGAGATCATATTTTGCGTCATACGAGGCATCACATGAGAGGATCTTGATTCCAAATGCAGACCATAACTGAGCCAAGAAATGAAACTCACTCTACCTATGTAGCAAGCTAGGAAGCACCGACCATCTCAGAGTACGAATATCAGAGGTACAAAAACTTTGCTACCACATTAGCCACCTTATAAGATCCAAACTTTACCTGAAAGATCAAATGATCAATAACACCAGCTCACTTACCGCAAAACATGCGCAACAATTTGCTTTACAACACTGACAGAAAATTCCCCCCATCTGCGAACTAAACTAGTACTAAGCTGCAACTGAAACTGATAATAGTACCAACCCTAATGGCAATTATAATGTAGaactatgaagcaccaacacctCTAGAGATCAATGTATTGCAGTGTCGGACACGTGGGGATACGTATGAGACACGCAGCATGGCGTGTCCcattatttaatttaaattttttagaggGGCACGGCTGGGGATACAGGGGGACACCGggggggtcaaagtgtaattttaaaaaaaattaggggtcaaattgtaattttaaaaaaataggggTCAAATAGTAATTTTTCAGTAGGGTTGTATTGAACATATGgatgtttgttttgtttgaatggtattggaactatggattttttcgctttgtccacattttgccatttaaacttgggaaaaaattgaaaaatatatatataaatatatgcgTGGCATGTCCCCAGccatgtccgtgtccccatttttttagaattcccctGTCCGTGTCCATGCATCATAGGATAAGACACATGAAAAACTATATCCCTCATCTACCTTCTCAACCTGACTTAACTGTATTTACTGTTGCAGTGGTGCAGAGGATACTCCCACAACAAGCACCCAAGCCCAAACTGAGCAAGTATTAAGATTACATAGGAAACAGGCAAGTGGGTCCCAGCCCCAAAGCCCGTCGAAGTACGTTTAGCTACAAGATTGAAACATTGTTTAGAGTTGGGCAAAGAGCGTGGCCATTGGTGGAGATACCCACAGTACAGTACTTTGGATTTTGGATCATGCAAAAGTTATTTCCTTCAGCGAAAGttgggaagaaaagaaaaaggaccgTGTCTCATAGGATAGAGTCCAACTTGATCTAGTAGACCTATAGCTCCTACGAAGAAACAGTGATGCATTGAATTACTTTAGCTTCAACTTGCATCACTAGGTTTATTTCAGTCTCAACAGCAGGCTAGGTGATAATATAAGGGAAGTGCCAATTAATCCTAGAAAATGCATAGCACCAAACAGTAAACCAAAAAAGCTGAAAATCTAGAACTGTCATTCTTTAGTAGTATTCAACTTAATTCCCATGCTaactgaatttttcatttccatttatCCTTCAAGCAGATATATGAAAACTAAGAGGAAAAAGTAAAGAAAGCTGAACACAAATTCAAACATGAAACTGATTTTATTCAGAAAAAAGTGAAATTGTATTCAAGAATAGTTACACATAAAACGTAATCACAGAAATCTACATCCCTTATTCCCTACTATAAGACCGCTggaccaaaaaataaaccaaaaaactcaaaactagACAAACTAATATATAACCAATGCCTAGTTGCAAGAACATAGTAAAACACATTTAAGAAACATTTGACCTTCATAGTTCTTCCCGCCACAACATCCCTGTATGCTCCTTACAGTTTCAGGAAATTGAGAATAAATTAATGGTGCTGAGTGATATGTCATCCATCAACAATGAATTGATCATCTTGATTATCATCCTCAACCCGCGTGTCCCCATGAACGATACTGTTAATTTGGTGCAGATTCTGCAGCATTTGCGACATATAGTGATTGCCAGCCGCAGTGTGATCCGTGAGCCCAGTTGGATGACCGGTCCACTGTGAAACAATCCCAAGCATCTGACTTGTAAGGTTCTGTTGTTCATGAAGTATTCGTGTCTGAATTTGACCCATTTCTACTCGATGCTGGCCCAACATCTCGTCaattctcttcttccattctaaCCTCCTGCGGCTCATCCTCTCCTCCCATTCTCTCTCATAAATCAactcttcctctctccttctcctttgTCTCTCTTCACTCTCGTTCTCCATAGCTTCCCACTCCCGAATCCTTTGCTTCCTCAACTTATCACGTGCCCTCTCCCTGTCTTCCCtgtccttctctctctcttcccatttcttttcaCGTTCATGCTCTATTTCCACTCGGTGATTCTCTCTTCTCTGCCTCTCCCGCTCTCTCTCCACTTCGCGATGCTCAAATCGAGTTTCCAATTCCCTCAACTGCCCTAACTGGTTCGCAAGAAACCCCCATGCCCTCTTCCCCATCCCCTTCAATgctttcctcttcttcctcgtATCAGACCCACTCGGCTCAACATCTTCATACACAAACCCATCGTCTGCATCCTCCTTCGAAGGGTTAGCACAATTATGGTTATCTTCTCCTTCGTCACCATCatactcaaaatccaaacccataACCCCATTCTCACCCCCATCAAACCCCACCGCAAAATCACCCTCCCCATCATGACCCAGATGCCCAAACTCAGGAATCTCCATTCCATGACCACTACCATCAAACCCATCAGCAATTTCATTATTATCTAACCCCGCAACCACAACCGAATCACTACTACCAAAAACAAGAGCCACATCCCCAAAAACCTCCTTATACCTCAAGAAATTCGACCAATGAGTTAGCCCCTCAACCCAATCAAACTCCTCCACCCCCGAATCACCCACGAACTCGGTCTTCTTGATCTTTTGCTTGACCAGTGAATACTGATGCCTCATGTTCTGTACCTTGGTCGACACATCTTTCCATGTCCATTGCCACGGAAACGTGATTGGGTCCCGAACATGGTGCACAGAATTCACATACAGGGCAATGGGTTTGTACTTTTTCTCTCTAGTTTTCATTTTTGCCAAACTCCCATCACACACCATCTCCCCATACTTGTCTATTAGGGTTCTCTCTTCTGCCTCCGTCCATTTCTTTCTCCTTGGAGGAGGCATCATTAGAAATTACAACTCTATAGACATTCAAGCCCTAATAGTCAAGACCCAGATAACAGaatcaaaattaaacaaataccCATGAATCAAAATACATAGAtacagaaagaaagagagagaaaactgcGACTACTAACCTTAAGAGCTAGAGATTTGCGAATCCTTGATGGGTCGGCTAGGGTTTTGTGAGCTAAGATTTGGGAAGTGGAAATTGGGGCTGAAGGGTGTGATTTTGGAGACAGAATTTTCTCGGGAAATCGAGAGAGAAAAGCGGAAGTGGGAAAGTGAGGTTTGTCGGGACTTTGGAAAGTGAAAAATTGAGTGAATGTTTTGAGGCGAAGAAGATGGATTCTCAGGAAATATAGGGTGGGTAAATCTTAAGTACAGCCGGTTAGTATCAATAAAGCTATGGCTACGTATTAGAATGAAGATATCATATACATATGGATTTTATGGAGCTTAACTCGGGTCATATAATTTGAACtgtctattattttttttaaataaattaaggagcactgtaaaaaatcaatttaatccCGATATtagtaaggattttttctgaatttgtgggagcaaaactaattaactgCTCACTTTCGcctctacaaattcaaaaaaaaaatcttaccgATATTgtgttgagctgattttttacaaggctccataaaaaaatattttaaaaataactagCGATTCGAATCATCTTTATGCGACCCGAGGTGAGTCTCACAAAACCCATATGTACATTATATGTACATAGCACTACTCGGTTAGTATTTTAGTTATACCacttctaaaaaaaatcaatgcaaTGGTTATTTGTAATACCTTATCATATGATGCGAGCTCAATACATGTATTGGTCTCATCCAATGTGAGAATTTTTTCATCTAAGCATTAAAAATGAGACTCGTTTCTATTCATTTGTTATAGTAGTATAAAATGAGCTTtaaaaatcttctctctttttttttaacttgggTGTTAGGTGTTTGGCTAGTTTAGGCGCATCTCGTTTAATTGCCGAAGATCCAATTCTTCCATCTGCTAACTGAGCGTCATTACTCCTTTAGTTGGACGAGGCTTATCATAGGATACATTGTACCAAGAATCGAGAATATATCTCACAAAGAAGAATAATCTACAGGGTTGCAAGCCTTGTAAATACGAGCAACGCTATGAATACAGATGTTTTTGTACATATGTTAACACAGACATATTCAGAACTGTCTGATGCATATGAATGCCACACAATAAACAGAGAGCTCACACACATCGAACGATTTTATATGAATTTGTGTCCGGATCTATACATGTATCCTTAgcatttttgcaaaaaagtatGTGACCCATTTCATTTAAGAGAGAAACCTGATTGTGTATTGGTTGGAGAGAATGGTTTTCCAGATTCGATGGTTGGCCCAATACCGTTGGAACAAGCTTTAGGCTAAATCTCAAATAATTTATCCATACCTTAGGTCAAAACACAGAATTAACTGTTGACATGGTCATTCTCATTTGATATTTACTTTCATAGTTTCATTGCTTTTACTATTGGGGTTCTTGGACAAGGAggaatttcaaacttttttttttttggtgcaacggaaataaaactttttctcctTAATGGGGCCATTGGAGGAGGcgtatttcatttttcttttcttttctttttttcattttttaccaTCTGGGCGTATAGACAAGGGGAGTTTTCTTTTCAATAGGCCATTGAACAAATTTCCCTGATAGTCCGCTGAAAGTTCAacagaaaaagagaaataaaggGACTttcttaattaaattaaaagaactaaaTGTTTCTATAACAAAATCAAATCCCGGGTTGAACATTCAGAGAACTAGTAATTTCGAAGGAGATAAAACTATAGTGCTCCAGTAACTTACCAAGCAATGACTACAATCATTTTTCAGTTATACGTATTTTTGGCAAAAAGGGACAGTAGAAACCAAGAGAACATAGTTCTCAAGGGTGAAATCCCTTGAATATCCTCATACAAGTCATTGGCCAGACAATTAGGCATTGACATTACCACATGAACCCCAAGACCTGGACTTGTCTTCTTCATTTGCAAATTCGTGCACTTGATGGCTTCTTGAAACACATGATTAAGCATTTTCCAATAAATCTTCCCCATGAGGAACCTAAATACGCAATTTTGCATGAGTTGCACAACAAGGTACCGATAAAAAGAATCGCACAACAGCGTATCGGTTTGAACATCACATTTCTCAAATTCAAGGAAGCAGCGAACAAGAATATTCCATCTCTGAGGGACCAACTCAGCTAGTTCAATTGGCAGGGTCAGTAaagaattccaaaaaaaaacctcctaGTAGGAATTCGAAGTTTTCAAGTCAACAGAATAGCAAAGAAGTTTCAGCCCGTGTATCGATAGACAATCTCCCTATTCAAGAATCATGAAAGTGATTGACATGGGAAAAGATCGCAAACCATTTTTCTTTGCACATAGAGTTCGATCTTGTGTAAGGGAAACAATTGTTTCTTAAAATATGAACAGACAAAGTTTCATCAATCATCATAAATGGGACAATTTACAGATGCGCCACTACCAAGAAAACCTACCTGAATAGCCTCCAACCAAAGAGCAATCTTCTCCACTCTCCTTGGCAAACAAGAGATGGGCAAAGATGGATAATGATCAGTATTTTGGTAATCCCTATGATTATTGCCACAAGATGTCAGAAGCTCACAAATCATTCACACGGATCCTGTAATTAAAACAGGAAGGAAATATAGTGAAATTATaagaggaagaaaaataaaTCCTGCCATGAATTAACGGGGGAAAGGGGGGGAAATGGATGAAGAACAACAACATTAAAAGTAACATACAAGTCTATCTTTCCTTCCCGGAAGCCACAAGTTTTGGGTGAGTCAAGGACTTACTCCGTActtgtcaaaattgaaaacaagacCTCTGCGTTTATGATTGGTCCCAATGAGAACCTTAAACCAACACATTCTTTCCTTCCCGGAAGCCAAAAGTTTCGGGTGAGTCAAGGACTTGTCAAAATTGAACACAAGACCTCCGTGCTTATGATTGGTCCCAATGAGAACCTTAAACCAACACAATCTGTTTAAACCTATCTAGGATGATTTTATGGAATCCAGGAAGAGCCAACAACCAACACTACAGTGAAAGATACCTACGGTCACCAATAAGCTTTTGGGGGGAGTATTTATGGTACCATTTGGATCGCAGTAAGCTTTTGGGGTGACTGATTGTGTCAGATCACCAGTAATCTTTGGGTTGACCGGTTATGTTACATCGGATAAGGGACATGGTTCTAGGACATATTGTATTTGCTTCTCAACTTACGCATTGGTTTCCATCCTCTATGGCTGTGCACAGACTTAGAAACAACCAACCGAAGATATAGAAACAACAGGAACATGCTACAAAGACGTCGAGGCGGCATATCTTTAAGCTAGCAAAAACGGCATAATACTATTGCTATAACTTAATTGCTTTTTTTTCCTGCTTTTTCTTCAGGACTATGTTTTGATTTCTGCGCCAGTTTTGTCATTTGCATATTTGATTTCTGTTCATTCTGTCTATGATGTCTTCGACTCTTCTTCCAGCATCTGTTTTAAGACTTGAGAGTAATTTCTCTATTGTTTTCCCACTACCAAACTGTTTGCATGAGCAGTCAGCAAATCTAATTGTAGATTCTTGACTAACTATCCTTTGGAAGAAGTTTTAGCCTATTTGGCAAAATATTTTATTCTAGGAAAAAATCTAATTGAATTCCATTTCGGGGAAATGAAAGGTGCCACCACTCTTGAAATGGGGGTAAGGCCGCGACACGGAAAATTAAGGATGTGAAGAAGTGCGAGCCATGCAGGTgtaatgaaaaagaaatgacaAGTACCTAATGAGTCATGATACACCATATGAGATAATCATGCTCCATTTGATATGCCCTAAGAAAAGTGTATGTCTTATATTTAGCTCTTGAAAGCATATTCAGAGTAGACTGAAGCCAAAGGTGGAACATTTGCCTGCACATTAAACATCTAAAGTAAGCAAGCCCCCACCCTATAACAAGTTTATGAGACAAAAGGACCGTGATGTACAATTGACTGCCAAACAGAACGCAAAATCATAATACACTGTTAATACCATATGAGAGAGCATCGAGATTGATTAAACTTAATATCACCTAGAAGAACGCCCTCAGGTAAGGATCGCAGCAGGATTATCAAAAAACCAATTAGCCACCAAATAAGAGCCTCCCAGCTCCCCACAAGTAAAAAATAACAAACTTGTATTGCTTAAAACTCTGGACCAAGTTATCCATGGTCCTCTAAAGAA is a window encoding:
- the LOC131315612 gene encoding uncharacterized protein LOC131315612 encodes the protein MMPPPRRKKWTEAEERTLIDKYGEMVCDGSLAKMKTREKKYKPIALYVNSVHHVRDPITFPWQWTWKDVSTKVQNMRHQYSLVKQKIKKTEFVGDSGVEEFDWVEGLTHWSNFLRYKEVFGDVALVFGSSDSVVVAGLDNNEIADGFDGSGHGMEIPEFGHLGHDGEGDFAVGFDGGENGVMGLDFEYDGDEGEDNHNCANPSKEDADDGFVYEDVEPSGSDTRKKRKALKGMGKRAWGFLANQLGQLRELETRFEHREVERERERQRRENHRVEIEHEREKKWEEREKDREDRERARDKLRKQRIREWEAMENESEERQRRRREEELIYEREWEERMSRRRLEWKKRIDEMLGQHRVEMGQIQTRILHEQQNLTSQMLGIVSQWTGHPTGLTDHTAAGNHYMSQMLQNLHQINSIVHGDTRVEDDNQDDQFIVDG